From a single Paraburkholderia edwinii genomic region:
- a CDS encoding DUF1328 family protein, with protein MLYYALVFFIIAIIAAALGFGGIAAGAASIAKVLFFIFLIIFLVTLVMGVMRR; from the coding sequence ATGCTGTATTACGCACTGGTCTTCTTCATCATCGCGATCATTGCGGCCGCGCTGGGCTTCGGCGGCATCGCGGCAGGCGCCGCCAGCATTGCAAAAGTGCTGTTCTTTATCTTCCTCATCATCTTCCTCGTCACGCTGGTCATGGGTGTGATGCGACGTTGA